The following coding sequences are from one Alosa alosa isolate M-15738 ecotype Scorff River chromosome 13, AALO_Geno_1.1, whole genome shotgun sequence window:
- the LOC125305722 gene encoding meprin A subunit beta-like has product LPLFQEFEDEIHSITEINEGLNLFDGDIVESNSRSSILREDTRWASSVPYLLGNTLDLHSKGIILRAFEQFGLKSCINFTPWQNEDYFIKLQKFGGCYSNVGKVSPGGQTVSIGHGCAVVHIVEHELLHALGFHHEQSRYDRDDHVAIIWENVKEGFEHNFNKVSEDSSSLLSTSYDYTSVMHYSADALTNGNGFTIITKQPEFQDVIGKSIEMSSTDTLELNRLYHCKASVSFLDHCSFDDDSMCGMSVCSKSSVRWERVRRADGGPRSDHTYLGTSSKGNDFFMHFSTMTGEKGDSARLSTRRMTPGRSCQVQCLQFYYYYSGSKTDLLNIYIREFDSAEDAEGTHKLMGQITGSPADNWQLHHVPLNASKTFQVEFEAYKGTGESIGGFSVDDINLSETECPHETWQIRNFEEFLNNNQPFLFSPRYYSTDSYGFQIILVRSPRAISLFIRLVSGDYDDKLEWPLAWRQITFLMLDQNPHMQLRMSQQRSLTTDPIVMNNNGDFYWGNPREVGSLFEEGGETFFASNLYGIRIFMTLEDLRKRDFLKGGDAIFSFTMQDLRPLLTINSLPCARIPQQNFTAVPGESADDGACSGVTSTTIATPTTTTPSSCVSILCSFSPKMVCSPLILLITLYLLLND; this is encoded by the exons ATTTACATTCCAAAGGCATCATTCTGAGGGCCTTTGAACAGTTTGGTCTGAAATCGTGCATCAACTTTACCCCATGGCAAAATGAGGATTACTTCATCAAACTCCAGAAATTTGGAGG GTGTTACTCTAATGTGGGTAAAGTTTCTCCAGGAGGACAGACTGTTTCCATTGGGCATGGCTGTGCAGTAGTTCATATTGTGGAACATGAGCTTCTTCATGCCCTGGGCTTCCATCATGAGCAGTCCAGATACGATAGAGATGACCATGTCGCAATAATCTGGGAGAACGTCAAAGAAG GGTTTGAGCACAATTTCAATAAAGTCAGTGAGGATTCCTCTAGCCTTCTCAGTACTTCATATGACTACACATCTGTCATGCACTATAGTGCAGATGCCTTGACTAATGGAAACGGATTCACCATCATCACAAAGCAACCAGAGTTTCAAGATGTGATTGGCAAAAGTATAGAAATGAGCTCAACAGACACACTGGAACTCAACAGGCTTTATCACTGCA AAGCATCTGTCTCCTTCCTGGACCACTGCAGCTTCGATGATGACAGCATGTGTGGAATGAGCGTCTGCTCCAAGAGTTCAGTTCgatgggagagagtgagacgaGCTGACGGAGGACCCCGCTCTGACCACACCTACCTGGGCACTTCCTCTAAGG gTAACGACTTCTTCATGCACTTCAGCACCATGACAGGGGAAAAAGGGGATTCAGCCAGACTGAGCACTAGGAGGATGACTCCTGGTAGATCATGCCAGGTCCAGTGCCTTCagttctactactactacagcgGGAGTAAAACAGACCTGCTCAATATCTATATCAGAGAGTTTGACAGCGCGGAGGACGCAGAAGgaacacacaaactcatggGTCAGATCACAG GTTCTCCGGCGGATAATTGGCAGCTCCACCATGTTCCCCTGAATGCTTCTAAGACCTTCCAGGTGGAGTTTGAGGCCTACAAAGGAACAGGCGAGTCCATCGGTGGCTTCTCTGTGGACGACATCAACCTGTCAGAGACTGAATGCCCCCATGAAACATGGCAGATCAGGAACTTTGAAGAGTTTTTGAACAACAATCAGCCCTTTCTTTTCAGCCCAAGGTACTACTCAACAGACAGCTATGGCTTTCAGATCATTCTCGTGCGGAGTCCAAGAGCTATAAGCCTGTTTATACGGCTTGTGTCTGGAGACTATGATGACAAACTGGAGTGGCCACTGGCGTGGAGGCAGATTACGTTTCTGATGCTGGACCAGAATCCTCACATGCAGCTGCGCATGTCCCAGCAGAGGAGCTTAACCACAGACCCAATAGTGATGAACA ATAATGGGGATTTCTATTGGGGAAACCCTCGAGAGGTTGGATCTCTATTCGAAGAGGGCGGTGAGACCTTTTTTGCTTCCAATCTTTATGGAATACGAATTTTCATGACCCTGGAAGACCTTCGGAAGAGAGACTTCCTGAAAGGAGGCGATGCCATCTTCTCCTTCACCATGCAAG ATCTAAGACCTCTGCTTACAATCAACTCTCTGCCCTGTGCCAGAATTCCTCAGCAGAACTTTACTGCAGTTCCTGGAGAGAGTGCGGATGATGGTGCATGTTCAGG TGTCACCTCTACAACTATCGCTACCCCAACTACAACCACACCAAGCTCTTGTGTCAGCATTTTGTGCAGCTTCTCCCCTAAGATGGTGTGCTCACCGCTGATCCTGCTCATCACTTTGTACTTGTTGTTGAATGACTGA